A genome region from Populus alba chromosome 5, ASM523922v2, whole genome shotgun sequence includes the following:
- the LOC118029299 gene encoding magnesium dechelatase SGRL, chloroplastic, with amino-acid sequence MACHCAHYSFSPSPPHRQSLSINNSNNSTKLSFKGSKPAVLSSFGDSRASCNTLVSEAVRLLGPPAKFEASKLKVVLMGEEMNQYSAIIPRTYILSHCDFTADLTLTISNVINLDQLRGWYIKDDVVAEWKKLEGQLALLVHCYVSGPNLVLDLAAEFRYHIFSKEMPLVLEAVLHGDSALFTEHPELKDSLVWVYFHSSSPKYNRLECWGPLKDAAQGRPGDHRGSFTCPSRKWGGPKSIFQALFAFLL; translated from the exons ATGGCCTGTCATTGTGCTCACTACTCATTTTCACCGTCACCACCGCACAGGCAATCTTTATCCATCAACAACAGCAATAACAGCACCAAGTTATCATTTAAAGGTTCCAAGCCTGCTGTTCTTTCCTCCTTTGGCGATAGCAGGGCTTCCTGTAATACGTTAGTCTCTGAG GCAGTTAGACTTTTGGGTCCTCCGGCAAAATTTGAAGCTTCAAAGCTGAAAGTAGTCTTAATGGGCGAAGAGATGAATCAATACTCAGCAATTATCCCTCGAACTTACATCCTGTCTCATTGTGACTTCACAGCAGACCTAACCTTAACAATCTCCAATGTCATCAACCTAGATCAG CTAAGAGGTTGGTATATCAAGGATGATGTGGTTGCTGAATGGAAAAAGCTAGAAGGACAATTAGCTCTACTTGTCCATTGCTATGTGAGCGGACCCAATCTCGTACTAGACCTTGCTGCTGAGTTTAGATACCACATATTCTCCAAGGAAATGCCTTTG GTGCTTGAAGCTGTGTTGCATGGAGATTCGGCACTTTTCACAGAGCATCCTGAGCTAAAGGATTCTTTAGTTTGGGTGTATTTTCATTCTAGCTCACCCAAGTACAACCGGTTGGAGTGTTGGGGGCCACTCAAGGATGCTGCTCAG GGGCGACCAGGGGATCATCGAGGTTCTTTTACCTGTCCGTCGAGAAAGTGGGGAGGACCAAAGTCCATTTTCCAAGCTCTTTTTGCCTTCCTTCTCTGA